A genomic segment from Aegilops tauschii subsp. strangulata cultivar AL8/78 chromosome 1, Aet v6.0, whole genome shotgun sequence encodes:
- the LOC109765377 gene encoding obtusifoliol 14-alpha demethylase-like, which produces MMNSITLLGQLPKLLMRGIQATIHDLYTSFGSVFTVNLFGHKITFLIGPEVSAHFFQALESEISQGNFYEFTVPMFGQESRFSVDALRPSKLRNHVDPMLQEVEGYFAKWGQEGIIDLKHELSQVLLLISGRCLIGKEIREKMLDEFYALFHDVENGLNLINLAFPYIPTTINRRRDRARSKLVEMLSEIVRSRMSHDQTEEDALQNLIHSKYKDGHSMTESEVTGLMVALVFVGKHTSSQSCAWTGAYLLNDIKCLVAVIEEQKQIIKKHGDQIDYGVLLEMDTLHGCIKEALRLHPTTPMLIRKAHKHFTVWTKEGNEYNIPAGHTLVSPKIFNNNIPSIYKDPRVYDPERFGSQRKEDKVGGKFSYTSFSGGRHACPGEAYAYMQIKVIWSHLIRNFELKLISHFPKTEWSKFGLEPKGKITISYKRRQLVAWYLLPQFLNVSLFRDFTINYIRMYIDIF; this is translated from the exons ATGATGAATAGTATTACTCTCCTAGGACAATTGCCTAAGCTTTTGATGAGGGGTATTCAAGCTACGATCCATGATCTATATACAAGTTTTGGTAGTGTGTTCACAGTTAATTTGTTTGGACACAAGATAACCTTCTTGATTGGACCCGAGGTGTCCGCTCATTTCTTCCAAGCACTTGAATCAGAGATCAGCCAAGGTAATTTTTATGAGTTCACCGTGCCGATGTTTGGTCAAGAG AGCCGCTTCTCCGTCGATGCTCTAAGGCCATCCAAGTTGAGGAACCATGTTGATCCCATGCTTCAAGAAGTGGAG GGGTACTTTGCAAAATGGGGACAAGAGGGCATAATAGATCTAAAGCATGAGCTGAGTCAAGTATTATTGTTGATCTCGGGTCGGTGCCTAATAGGAAAAGAGATTCGGGAGAAGATGTTGGATGAGTTCTACGCATTGTTTCATGATGTTGAAAACGGCCTTAACTTGATCAATCTCGCATTCCCATATATCCCAACCACGATAAACCGCCGCCGCGACCGAGCACGTAGCAAGCTCGTAGAAATGCTCTCTGAAATCGTGAGGTCACGTATGAGCCACGACCAAACTGAAGAGGATGCATTACAAAATCTGATTCATTCCAAGTACAAAGATGGGCACTCCATGACCGAATCAGAGGTCACTGGGCTAATGGTTGCTTTGGTCTTTGTTGGAAAGCACACGAGCTCTCAATCTTGTGCCTGGACAGGAGCTTACCTTCTCAATGACATAAAGTGCTTGGTCGCAGTCATCGAGGAGCAAAAGCAAATCATCAAGAAACACGGGGACCAGATCGACTACGGTGTCTTGCTGGAGATGGATACCCTGCATGGGTGCATCAAAGAGGCGCTACGGTTGCACCCTACGACACCAATGCTAATTCGCAAGGCACATAAGCACTTCACGGTGTGGACTAAAGAAGGCAATGAATATAACATCCCAGCAGGGCACACACTTGTGAGCCCTAAAATATTCAACAACAACATTCCTAGTATTTATAAGGATCCTAGGGTATATGATCCAGAGCGGTTTGGTTCTCAAAGAAAGGAGGACAAGGTCGGAGGAAAGTTCTCTTACACATCATTTTCTGGTGGAAGGCATGCTTGCCCGGGCGAGGCCTATGCTTACATGCAAATTAAAGTAATATGGAGCCATTTAATTAGAAACTTCGAGCTTAAACTGATATCTCATTTCCCAAAGACAGAGTGGAGCAAGTTCGGGCTAGAGCCAAAAGGGAAAATAACGATAAGTTATAAGAGGCGTCAGTTGGTTGCTTGGTACCTACTCCCTCagttcctaaatgtaagtctttttagagatttcactataaattacatacggatgtatatagacatattttag
- the LOC141032710 gene encoding uncharacterized protein, giving the protein MASPGSTGTTRSRRTNPFEGPDPVVIRDLNILARVPVVLDHLTSTYYAWKTYFSLVFREYNLRDHIDGSVDSRFMEDDEEWTSIDATLIRWFYTTILKDLFHTVVSADDDAHAVWTKLNGLFTDNALQRKVFLHGEFFGCQRLDSSVDDYCMRLKKLVDELRDLGEKVSDELLLSTLIAGLNEDFGNAASNIPLITNPTFPKIVAYLKLEERRMRMSRTRGTHTALTAGTRGGAPPTAPAPPLRPAPGPFQAQPPPGFPYPVPP; this is encoded by the coding sequence ATGGCCTCCCCCGGTTCCACCGGTACCACCCGCAGCCGCCGCACCAACCCCTTCGAAGGCCCCGATCCCGTCGTCATCCGCGATCTCAATATCCTCGCTCGGGTTCCCGTCGTCCTCGACCACCTCACCTCCACCTACTATGCCTGGAAGACGTACTTCTCCCTTGTGTTCCGTGAGTACAATCTTCGGGATCACATCGATGGCTCCGTGGACTCCCGCTTCATGGAGGACGATGAGGAGTGGACGTCCATCGACGCCACTCTCATCCGCTGGTTCTACACCACCATCTTGAAGGACCTCTTCCACACGGTGGTCTCCGCCGATGATGACGCTCACGCCGTTTGGACTAAGCTCAAcggcctcttcaccgacaacGCGCTCCAACGCAAGGTTTTCTTGCACGGCGAGTTTTTTGGGTGCCAGCGGCTTGACTCGTCTGTTGACGATTATTGCATGCGCCTCAAGAAGCTTGTTGACGAGCTCCGTGACCTCGGCGAGAAGGTCTCCGACGAGCTTCTCCTCAGCACTCTCATCGCCGGCCTGAACGAAGACTTCGGGAACGCCGCCTCCAACATCCCTCTCATCACCAACCCGACCTTCCCCAAGATCGTCGCGTACCTGAAGCTGGAGGAGAGGAGGATGCGGATGTCGCGCACCCGGGGCACCCATACGGCTCTCACCGCCGGCACCCGCGGCGGTGCGCCGcccaccgccccggctccccCGCTGCGGCCTGCCCCGGGCCCCTTCCAGGCACAGCCGCCGCCTGGGTTCCCCTACCCGGTGCCGCCGTAG
- the LOC109765389 gene encoding G-type lectin S-receptor-like serine/threonine-protein kinase At2g19130, giving the protein MASWRARGDPAPGMYALQLDPSGAKQYLLLWNGTRVYWATGNWTGKYFTGAPEVAASSGGSGYSFNFVDNDDESYFTYNFAVNSTVYRFVMDVSGQVKGWFWVEATQGWNLVYAEPKARCAVPRGCGAFGVCTEGSSTACDCARGFNPQSPTSWGLGDYIGGCVRNTQLQCSKNSSGPSDGLKNVEQDKFLRIDGMRLPDDGRMAGAATSGDCQRACLGNCTCSAYAYNGSCFLWHNDLFNLQNGVLDDQAGAGSLYLRLAASELLAASELPGARSHVWRDIKVAAVALGVTCFVIAAAILLVCTIRGTMKRRRATRLNGLAVGDACVSYKYSDLQFLTKNFTDKIGAGAFGSVFKGQFSDNTVVAVKKLEGLRQGEKQFRAEVSTLGTIQHVNLIRMLGFCSDGGDRKLLVYDYMPNGSLDRHLFRKTFYVLSWQVRYQVTLGVAKGLAYLHDKCRDCIIHCDVKPENILLDASFGPKVADFGLAKLVGRDFSRVLTTMRGTVGYLAPEWISGEAITAKADVFSYGMMLFEIVSGRRNIEQGERRSVVSAAADAEEHPTTTFFPLLVARKLAEGDVMTLLDPELEGDANAEEMRRVCKVACWCIQRDVDTRPAMGEVVQVLEGLTDLEMPPVPQYLEVLIGRPVHGTAYHSDSAEQLEAPAGRPVHETVYHSTEQFFRS; this is encoded by the coding sequence ATGGCCTCGTGGAGGGCGCGCGGCGACCCCGCGCCGGGGATGTACGCCCTCCAGCTCGACCCGTCCGGGGCGAAGCAGTACTTGCTGCTGTGGAATGGCACCCGTGTGTACTGGGCCACCGGCAACTGGACAGGCAAGTACTTTACCGGCGCGCCGGAGGTCGCCGCGTCGAGCGGCGGCTCCGGGTATAGCTTCAACTTCGTGGACAACGACGACGAGAGCTACTTCACGTATAACTTCGCCGTGAACTCGACGGTGTACCGGTTCGTCATGGACGTGTCGGGGCAGGTCAAGGGGTGGTTCTGGGTGGAGGCCACGCAGGGATGGAACCTGGTCTATGCCGAGCCCAAGGCACGGTGCGCCGTGCCTCGCGGCTGCGGCGCGTTCGGCGTGTGTACCGAGGGCTCGTCCACGGCGTGCGACTGCGCCCGGGGATTCAACCCGCAAAGTCCGACGAGCTGGGGCCTCGGCGACTACATCGGCGGTTGCGTGCGCAACACCCAGCTTCAGTGCAGTAAGAACAGCAGTGGCCCGTCGGACGGCTTGAAGAACGTGGAGCAGGACAAGTTCCTCCGCATCGACGGCATGAGGCTCCCTGACGATGGCCGAATGGCGGGAGCTGCAACCTCCGGCGACTGCCAACGCGCGTGTCTAGGGAACTGCACATGCTCCGCCTACGCGTACAACGGCAGCTGCTTCTTGTGGCACAACGATCTGTTCAACTTACAGAACGGTGTTCTCGACGACCAGGCCGGCGCCGGGAGCCTGTACCTCCGTCTCGCTGCGTCGGAGCTCCTCGCTGCGTCGGAGCTCCCAGGCGCGCGAAGCCACGTATGGAGGGACATCAAGGTCGCCGCCGTGGCACTCGGCGTGACGTGCTTCGTGATCGCCGCAGCCATTCTTCTCGTTTGTACGATAAGAGGTACGATGAAGAGGAGAAGAGCAACGAGACTCAACGGTCTCGCCGTCGGCGATGCCTGTGTGAGCTACAAGTACAGCGACCTGCAGTTTCTGACCAAGAACTTCACCGACAAGATCGGCGCCGGCGCCTTTGGGTCGGTGTTCAAGGGCCAGTTCTCCGACAACACCGTCGTGGCCGTCAAGAAGCTGGAGGGGCTCCGGCAAGGCGAGAAACAGTTCCGCGCGGAGGTGAGCACGCTGGGCACCATCCAGCACGTCAACCTGATCCGCATGCTCGGCTTCTGCTCTGACGGCGGCGACCGGAAGCTGCTGGTCTACGATTACATGCCCAACGGCTCGCTCGACCGGCACCTGTTCCGCAAGACGTTCTACGTCCTCAGCTGGCAGGTGCGGTACCAGGTCACGCTCGGCGTCGCCAAGGGGCTGGCCTACCTCCACGACAAGTGCCGGGACTGCATCATCCACTGCGACGTGAAGCCCGAGAATATCCTCCTCGACGCCTCCTTCGGCCCCAAGGTGGCGGACTTCGGGCTCGCCAAGCTCGTCGGCCGGGACTTTAGCCGGGTGCTCACCACCATGCGCGGCACCGTGGGGTACCTGGCGCCGGAGTGGATCAGCGGCGAGGCCATCACGGCCAAGGCAGACGTGTTTAGCTACGGGATGATGCTCTTCGAGATCGTGTCCGGGAGGCGGAACATCGAGCAAGGGGAGAGGCGGTCCGTGGTGTCGGCGGCGGCAGACGCGGAGGAGCACCCGACGACGACCTTCTTCCCGTTGCTGGTCGCGAGGAAGCTGGCGGAGGGGGACGTGATGACGTTGCTGGATCCCGAGCTGGAAGGCGACGCGAACGCCGAGGAGATGAGGAGGGTGTGCAAGGTCGCCTGCTGGTGCATCCAGCGGGACGTCGACACCCGGCCGGCGATGGGGGAAGTGGTGCAGGTGCTAGAGGGGCTGACGGACTTGGAGATGCCACCGGTGCCTCAGTACCTTGAAGTACTCATAGGACGGCCGGTACACGGGACGGCGTACCATAGCGATAGCGCGGAGCAGCTTGAAGCGCCCGCGGGACGGCCGGTACACGAAACAGTGTACCATAGCACAGAGCAGTTTTTCCGTTCGTAG